A region of Labeo rohita strain BAU-BD-2019 chromosome 2, IGBB_LRoh.1.0, whole genome shotgun sequence DNA encodes the following proteins:
- the LOC127177033 gene encoding sterile alpha motif domain-containing protein 9 — translation MSQNPTLPRLVKQWTKEQVRYWLTEVVKVDKKYADMLYDEDVSGEALLCYQTSDLHYLGIKHGPAVIIINQLKELEQLHGSDSVPPIHSQTQQEEDRLDTTEEIQDHSTDQPQTSKCVAKTSKTKSSKKSKSKKSQKLNVDKDSTDMITSTQKDDCQTKEVLKPTPSQEKMLEETSSHLTSKETELREAVDPKIVVINADNITDKEKSKRKPGQHSCSLYPFDHNAASHRYIQNYTLPPETGPDNLIHAVHEYKFMGRTDDIHIIKKKFNKEVFRFAAGCMNSRTNGTIHFGVADSKSSEYTHGEIVGVSVDSKDTIIDHFNQGIKSYFEEHTDEAKACIRQPRFVEVLCADSTLSGKYVIEVDVVPSYSIVQGKLFKIQTLDEDNQWKKSKGKSLFIRDGAATRDIYKNGNPKDLHDELTRMNVQVNVLDKRRKEIERKTESKGTSNQGQKLKNLLTCGGSRLGHYDYYIIVTNKSHPEQLQHLQFMTTLKLFCVLDFDPDSVKNGSCHNYTYDRIANLHRPSQLHGDPAVIVKNLTLYKQTSWVFCNGREDLDNPEDKPLKPSEWLIDNARQIQDMISFICNPYILPRGHFLVIFLLLSTVEAMNDPIFDTFVSFYKNLGGTENILSICTSSASFQKWKDFIQARCEHDISHRSIYDLELSEINGTILKLAQNKPHAERLLPSAEGSSVVLQQKDEDLMPSLEVLCENECENVFDENSQEFQEFQIKTEAEFYRGDKVKWWNFYFSEKNATKPFIKRDKYDQLKRIIENKTKNPTSTCVMVNLFHHPGCGGTTLAMHVMWNLKKDFRCAVLKDNTVSKHDVAQQVAYLVRCGKNETSRTTPVLLLVDDSEETENTEELQHCTRKTLNEISPSALVVVLNCLRSKTPKVRFSNSVIESQYITATLSKEEMDAFELKLKELQETHEKPENFYSFMIMKSNFSQEYVANVARNTLKDLDIERKQAQLLSILALLNSYVADSAISVSLCEDFLGIKRNLWGKQTVLDEMEPQSCLLIEFEAEECGVYKAIRFVHQRIATECVKELEDTHKVTRYDIVQNLLHSDLFFKSGIGKDNFLQSVKSMLITRQRKAEGDEKDTLFSLLIEDINTQNDGLKKIQSIFTEASRRFDKDFVIPQALARHFYLNEKKFALAKDWAHTAKTIKENSYTLDTVGQVSRSELKHKIDCNKPENKTPTPDDLKEYLDLADEAMKAFQRAQILAKKDDIPDLEETLHRKPNTYNISGYMSEIDIAMTVFDIVRGLPLFKEGDSMKNYYFQQFFKDKISLKNIPIFQNNTNKKLVDILMEYEPFLVSLKTQVDKAFDFLEVFFTYTREKGIVDKEKQFKNREKLSDHFKKYISLFCSSTEERLNEKKLKPKLSMNMEIEECRMFLEENRANSFPRILQFLEFRKNMIEQIVEKHSFIFKNCVTKSLTDKTNHLLAHIILKLNKPKSQFAKTPKELTYLLKELLQDAGTQHQHPEPYYLALLLLWPGKNGIDPRIDAYVDMLKKSSRKQLSHIFRVRNPIAHFYLGKSDGLERLVSKANLDSDFSTVRDRNVLWQNADIFKEQAIKDKLLRVNGMMELGELYAEYGKLRIPVRRTYLGGLRSGHSTERVTFYIGFAIDGPLAYDIQYADMRVNT, via the coding sequence ATGAGTCAAAACCCAACACTTCCCCGTCTAGTAAAGCAGTGGACAAAAGAGCAAGTACGTTACTGGTTAACTGAAGTAGTGAAAGTGGATAAAAAATATGCAGACATGTTATATGATGAAGATGTATCAGGGGAAGCACTACTTTGCTACCAGACCAGTGATCTGCATTACCTTGGCATTAAGCATGGTCCagctgttattattatcaaccaACTAAAGGAGTTAGAACAGCTTCATGGATCAGACTCTGTACCCCCCATACACTCCCAAACACAGCAAGAAGAGGACAGGTTAGACACAACTGAGGAAATCCAAGACCATTCAACAGATCAACCACAAACATCTAAATGTGTAGCTAAAAcgtcaaaaacaaaatcaagcaaaaaaagtaaatctaAGAAAAGCCAAAAATTAAACGTTGATAAAGATTCAACGGATATGATCACAAGTACTCAAAAAGATGATTGCCAGACAAAAGAAGTATTAAAACCAACCCCTTCCCAAGAAAAAATGCTTGAAGAGACATCCAGTCATTTAACCTCCAAAGAAACTGAACTAAGAGAGGCAGTTGACCCTAAAATAGTGGTCATCAATGCAGACAACATAACTGATAAAGAAAAGAGCAAAAGAAAGCCTGGACAACACTCATGTAGTCTCTATCCATTTGATCACAATGCTGCCTCTCATCGATACATTCAAAACTATACTTTACCACCAGAGACAGGACCAGACAATCTGATTCATGCAGTTCATGAGTATAAATTCATGGGCAGAACAGATGACATTCACATAATAAAGAAGAAGTTCAATAAAGAGGTGTTTCGCTTTGCTGCTGGTTGTATGAACAGCCGCACAAATGGAACCATCCACTTTGGTGTAGCAGATTCCAAGAGTTCTGAATATACTCATGGTGAGATTGTTGGTGTCAGTGTTGACAGTAAGGACACCATCATTGATCACTTTAATCAGGGTATTAAATCATACTTTGAAGAGCACACAGATGAAGCAAAGGCATGCATTAGACAACCACGCTTTGTAGAAGTGCTCTGTGCTGACAGCACACTATCTGGCAAATACGTCATAGAGGTGGATGTTGTTCCATCCTACAGCATAGTTCAAGGTAAGCTGTTTAAAATCCAGACTCTGGATGAGGACAATCAATGGAAAAAGAGCAAAGGAAAATCGCTTTTCATCAGAGATGGAGCTGCAACCAGAGACATCTATAAAAATGGTAATCCAAAAGACTTGCATGATGAGCTGACTCGAATGAATGTCCAAGTGAATGTTCTAGACAAGAGGAGAAAGGAAATAGAAAGGAAAACTGAGAGCAAGGGCACATCAAACCAGGGGCAAAAGCTGAAGAATCTGCTGACATGTGGAGGAAGCAGACTGGGTCATTATGATTACTACATCATTGTAACAAACAAAAGTCACCCTGAACAACTCCAGCATCTTCAGTTCATGACAACATTGAAATTGTTCTGTGTGTTGGACTTTGATCCAGACTCTGTAAAAAATGGGTCCTGCCACAATTACACATATGACAGAATTGCAAATCTTCACAGACCAAGCCAGCTCCATGGAGACCCAGCAGTAATTGTGAAAAATCTAACtttatacaaacaaacaagctgGGTATTTTGTAATGGCAGAGAAGACCTTGACAATCCAGAAGACAAACCACTCAAACCAAGCGAATGGTTAATAGACAATGCACGACAAATACAAGACATGATCTCATTCATCTGCAACCCATACATTCTTCCTAGAGGACATTTTTTAGTCATATTCCTCCTCCTTTCCACTGTTGAAGCCATGAACGATCCCATTTTTGacacatttgtttcattttataaaaacctTGGTGGTACAGAGAACATCTTAAGTATATGCACTTCCAGTGCTTCCTTTCAGAAATGGAAGGATTTCATTCAAGCCAGATGTGAACATGACATCAGTCACCGGAGTATATATGACCTGGAGCTCAGTGAAATCAATGGGACAATACTGAAACTGGCACAGAACAAGCCACATGCTGAGAGGCTTCTTCCATCTGCTGAGGGAAGTTCAGTTGTTCTCCAACAGAAGGATGAGGACCTTATGCCTTCTCTTGAGGTCCTTTGTGAAAATGAGTGTGAGAATGTGTTTGATGAGAATAGTCAAGAATTCCAagaatttcaaattaaaacagaagCTGAATTCTATAGGGGCGACAAAGTGAAATGGTGGAATTtctatttttctgaaaaaaatgcaacaaaaccattcataaaaCGGGACAAATATGATCAACTCAAACGCatcattgaaaataaaaccaaaaatccAACAAGCACATGTGTCATGGTGAATCTTTTTCATCATCCTGGTTGTGGGGGCACCACATTAGCCATGCATGTAATGTGGAATCTAAAAAAGGATTTCCGTTGTGCAGTTCTGAAGGACAACACAGTTTCCAAACATGATGTAGCACAACAAGTTGCCTACCTGGTAAGGTGTGGAAAGAATGAGACTTCACGGACAACACCAGTACTTTTATTAGTAGATGACTCTGAAGAGACCGAAAACACAGAGGAACTTCAGCACTGTACACGGAAAACTCTCAACGAAATATCTCCCAGTGCACTTGTTGTTGTTCTAAATTGTTTACGTTCAAAAACCCCAAAAGTGAGATTCTCAAACAGTGTCATTGAAAGTCAGTACATTACAGCAACTCTGTCTAAAGAAGAAATGGATGCTTTCGAATTGAAACTTAAGGAACTACAAGAAACACATGAAAAACCAGAGAATTTCTACAGTTTCATGATCATGAAGTCAAACTTCAGTCAAGAGTATGTTGCAAACGTTGCTCGTAATACTCTCAAAGATCTTGacattgaaagaaaacaagcacaACTTCTCTCAATCCTGGCATTATTGAATTCCTATGTGGCTGATTCAGCCATTTCCGTGTCACTGTGTGAAGATTTTCTGGGCATTAAAAGGAATTTATGGGGAAAGCAAACAGTTTTGGATGAAATGGAACCTCAGTCATGCTTGCTAATTGAGTTTGAAGCTGAAGAATGTGGAGTGTACAAAGCAATCCGTTTTGTTCATCAACGTATTGCAACCGAGTGTGTCAAGGAGTTAGAAGACACACACAAAGTCACAAGATATGACATAGTCCAAAATTTGCTgcattctgacttatttttcaAAAGTGGAATAGGAAAAGATAACTTCCTACAGTCAGTTAAAAGCATGCTAATCACTCGACAACGCAAGGCAGAAGGTGACGAGAAAGACACACTGTTTTCACTTTTGATAGAGGACATCAATACACAGAATGACGGACTGAAAAAAATCCAGAGCATCTTTACAGAAGCATCGAGACGATTTGATAAGGACTTTGTAATTCCTCAAGCTTTAGCAAGACATTTCtatctgaatgaaaaaaaatttgcCCTAGCAAAGGATTGGGCACACACGGCCAAAACCATCAAAGAGAATTCATATACCCTCGATACAGTTGGGCAGGTCTCTAGAAGTGAgctaaaacataaaattgatTGCAACAAACCAGAGAACAAAACACCCACACCCGATGACCTAAAAGAATATCTGGATTTAGCTGATGAAGCAATGAAAGCTTTCCAGAGGGCTCAAATCTTGGCAAAGAAAGATGACATTCCTGATCTGGAAGAGACACTTCATAGGAAACCCAACACCTACAACATATCTGGATACATGAGTGAGATTGACATTGCAATGACAGTCTTTGACATTGTGAGGGGCTTGCCATTGTTTAAAGAAGGGGATTccatgaaaaattattattttcagcagtttttcaAAGACAAAATATCTCTAAAAAACATTCCCATATTCCAGAACAACACCAACAAAAAACTGGTTGATATTCTAATGGAGTATGAACCATTCCTTGTTTCTTTGAAGACACAAGTAGACAAAGCCTTTGACTTCCTTGAAGTTTTCTTCACTTACACAAGAGAAAAGGGCATTGTTGACAAAGAAAAGCAGTTTAAGAACAGGGAAAAACTCTCAGATCACTTCAAAAAATACATCTCCCTGTTTTGTTCTTCAACTGAGGAAagattaaatgagaaaaaactTAAACCAAAACTCAGCATGAACATGGAAATTGAGGAATGTCGAATGTTCCTAGAAGAAAACAGAGCAAACAGTTTCCCAAGAATTCTTCAGTTTCTGGAGTTCAGAAAAAACATGATAGAGCAAATTGTTGAAAAACATTCCTTCATATTCAAGAATTGTGTCACCAAATCTCTCACAGACAAAACAAACCATTTGCTTGCCCACATAATTCTAAAGCTGAATAAACCTAAGTCACAGTTTGCAAAAACCCCAAAAGAACTCACTTATCTTTTGAAAGAACTTTTGCAAGATGCTGGAACACAGCATCAACATCCAGAACCTTACTACCTTGCACTATTGTTGCTATGGCCTGGAAAAAATGGCATTGACCCCCGAATAGATGCATATGTGGACATGCTAAAAAAATCCTCCAGAAAGCAACTCTCACACATTTTCAGAGTCAGAAATCCCATTGCTCACTTCTATCTGGGGAAGTCTGATGGATTAGAACGACTGGTTTCTAAAGCCAACCTTGACAGCGACTTCAGTACAGTAAGAGACCGTAACGTTCTATGGCAAAATGCAGATATTTTTAAGGAACAGGCAATTAAAGACAAGCTCCTCAGAGTTAATGGCATGATGGAGCTTGGTGAGCTTTATGCAGAGTATGGAAAGCTGAGGATCCCTGTGCGCCGCACATACCTTGGAGGTCTAAGAAGTGGTCACAGTACAGAGAGGGTGACTTTCTACATTGGCTTTGCTATTGATGGTCCACTCGCCTATGACATTCAGTATGCAGACATGAGAGTCAATACATGA